A single window of Gadus morhua chromosome 22, gadMor3.0, whole genome shotgun sequence DNA harbors:
- the LOC115536000 gene encoding protein shisa-7, with amino-acid sequence MGTPLTCGGGLCRGHWDLGGRAAAAARCPGASCCGTCHARYCCGARPDRLDQDACPDPPPPARRARRGGRPRGPPKEAEVEDGGGGAETPPRPLPQIMMPRNMTAADALKPPLGAAQVAPPPGRQVDVDVCRGYYDVMGQFDVTFNCTKDTYLYCCGSCHYRFCCEHQRDQLDQDSCNNYKSPKWATTQTASTPPTGNRLSPDFETLQQNSSSTAYVIGGVISFTLVVAVGIRIAFSKVSRRARHRDMPRGLVDILRHQSSPLQQGQRGGSTLLSATPTGRSGKALYTPVQQGKDNRLGTMHHHLNPRGGASPKHSASLERGGGPGRLAPQMPPAATLLSSGGLGAALGGGAIKHSSGSFSSRPPARGAPHPSFSHSFHNLAQLPPPLHDPRYSSLKRLERDLEDYSSGYYSSRRRPNGPPTHHSSQHHLPWGGGDYTLDYAPGARGTLPLHGSKQRLHQSGATPNPYPLPAAPPPGPAPRPAPRYGGSFERPPRRVRSQDQLLMLGEGNTLGRLGPPQGPPQGHHYQNLQSSQSHGPPPQQYYRERAAARTPSSQTLRRSHERLLVSPDRLEDRLYGHAVSGGDRGLGGGGGGVPTMGRLSHQKAQSQQNICATPTPDRHHMVKMNSHPTSGHGGGWEPHGGAGPQGGGWDPHQGGGTMGAGHPGARRMAFATKRQSTVEQLHYIPGGGGGGGGGQGLRTASKNEVTV; translated from the exons atggGAACCCCTCTaacctgtgggggggggctgtgcagGGGCCACTGGGACCTGGGGGgccgggccgccgccgccgcccgctgcCCGGGGGCCTCTTGCTGCGGGACCTGCCACGCCCGCTACTGCTGCGGGGCGCGGCCGGACCGCCTGGACCAGGACGCCTGCCccgacccgcccccccccgcccggcgcgcacggaggggggggaggccccggggcccccccaAGGAGGCCGAGGTggaggacggaggggggggcgcCGAGACGCcccccaggcccctcccccagatCATGATGCCGAGAAACATGACGGCAGCCGACGCCCTCAAACCCCCGCTGGGCGCCGCCcaggtggccccgcccccgggccGGCAGGTGGACGTCGACGTCTGCAG gggGTACTATGACGTGATGGGTCAGTTCGACGTCACCTTCAACTGTACCAAGGACACCTACCTGTACTGCTGCGGGTCGTGCCACTACCGCTTCTGCTGCGAGCACCAGCGGGACCAGCTGGACCAGGACTCCTGCAACAACTACAAGTCCCCCAAGTGGGCGACCACGCAGACCGCCTCCACCCCGCCCACCGGCAACCGCCTTTCACCCGACTTCGAGACGCTGCAGCAAAACAGCAGCAG CACGGCCTATGTGATTGGAGGGGTGATCTCCTTCACGCTGGTGGTTGCCGTAGGGATCAGGATCGCCTTCAGCAAGGTGTCGCGCCGAGCCCGCCATCGAGACATGCCCAG ggGGTTGGTGGACATCCTGCGTCACCAGTCCAGCCCGCTGCAGCAGGGCCAGAGGGGCGGGTCCACGCTGCTGTCGGCCACGCCCACCGGCCGCTCCGGCAAGGCGCTCTACACGCCCGTCCAGCAGGGCAAAGACAACCGGC TTGGGACCATGCACCACCATCTGAATCCCCGTGGGGGCGCCAGCCCTAAACACTCCGCCTCCCTCG agcgaGGGGGGGGCCCTGGCAGACTGGCCCCCCAGATGCCCCCTGCAGCGACCCTCCTCTCCAGCGGGGGTCTGGGGGCGGCTCTCGGAGGGGGGGCGATCAAGCACAGCAGCGGAAGCTTCAGCTCGCGCCCCCCCGCGCGCGGCGCAcctcacccctccttctcccactcCTTCCACAACCTGgcccagctgcccccccccctccacgacCCCCGCTACAGCTCCCTCAAGAGGCTGG AGAGGGACCTGGAGGACTACTCCTCTGGCTACTACAGCTCGCGGCGGCGCCCCAACGGCCCCCCGACCCACCACTCCTCCCAGCACCACCTGCCCTGGGGCGGGGGCGACTACACCCTAGACTACGCCCCCGGCGCCCGcgggaccctccccctccacggCTCCAAGCAGCGCCTCCACCAGTCCGGCGCCACCCCCAACCCCTACCCCCTGccggcggccccgccccccggccccgccccccgccccgccccccgctACGGCGGCTCCTTCGAGCGGCCGCCGCGGCGCGTGCGGTCCCAGGACCAGCTGCTGATGCTGGGGGAGGGCAACACGCTGGGCCGCCTgggccccccccagggccccccccagGGCCACCACTACCAGAACCTCCAGAGCAGCCAGAGCCACGGCCCCCCCCCACAGCAGTACTACAGGGAGAGGGCAGCGGCCAGGACCCCCTCCTCACAGACCCTACGCAG gtcCCACGAGCGGCTGCTGGTGTCGCCGGACCGTCTGGAGGACCGCCTCTACGGCCATGCCGTCTCCGGGGGCGACCGCGgcttggggggcgggggggggggcgtgcccACCATGGGGCGGCTCAGCCACCAGAAGGCCCAGTCCCAGCAGAACATCTGCGCCACGCCCACCCCCGACCGCCACCACATGGTCAAGATGAACTCCCACCCCACctcgggccacggggggggctgggagccccacgggggggcggggccccagggggggggctgggatcCCCACCAGGGCGGGGGgaccatgggggcggggcacCCGGGCGCCCGCAGGATGGCGTTCGCCACCAAGCGCCAGAGCACCGTGGAGCAGCTGCACTACAtccctggggggggcggggggggcgggggggggcaggggctgAGGACCGCCAGCAAGAACGAGGTCacggtgtga